The nucleotide window CTTCCCCCTGGGTACAGGGGAAGGAACGTGTCCGCCGCGACATGCTCGGTGAGCAGGCCGCAAAACACAAAGTGCCCATCGTGTATTGTAATGCCGTCGGTGGAAATGATGAGCTCATTTTTGATGGCCACAGTATGGGGATCGACGCCCAAGGTAGCCTGATCCAGATTTGCTCCGGATTCGTCGAGGAAGTCGCCATTTGCGACATCGATAAAGCTGAAGCGATCGAATGGCTGGGGGAAAATAATGAAGAGAATTTATTTAAAGCACTCGTCTTGGGTTTAAAGGATTATGTCGGGAAATGCGGGTTTAAATCCGTGGTTCTCGGATTGAGCGGGGGCATTGATTCTGCTCTCGTGGCGACAATCGCGGCCCACGCCCTCGGCCCGAAAAATGTCCTCGGGGTTTCCATGCCTTCGCAGTACTCGAGTGATGGCAGTAAGTATGATGCGCAGGCCTTGGCGGAAAATCTCGGGATTGATTTTATGATGATCCCGATTGGTTCGCTCTTTGAGGCGTTCAAAATAAATATGAAAGATGCTTTTTCTGGGCTGAAAGAAGATACCACGGAAGAAAATATGCAGGCCCGCCTCCGCGGCATGACCTTAATGTCGTTGTCGAATAAATTTGGACACATCCTCCTGACGACGGGCAATAAAAGCGAATTAGCCGTCGGGTATTGCACACTCTACGGGGATATGTGCGGGGGACTGGCCGTGATATCGGATGTGCCCAAAACCGATGTTTACCGTTTGTCACGTTGGATCAATTTGCGCGAGGGGGGTGCGATCGAGAAAGGTTTTCCGATTCCTTTTGATTCTATCGGGAAACCGCCCAGTGCCGAGCTGCGCCCCGATCAAAAAGACCAGGACTGCCTGCCGAAGTATGATATCCTCGATGCGATCCTGAAAGCCTACGTGGAGGAGCACCTTTCCCAACCCGCCATCGTAGCCAAAGGTTTTAATCCCGATGTCGTCAAGGATGTCTGCCGTAAAGTGGACCTAAATGAATATAAGCGCAAACAAGCCGCCCCCGGCCTCAAAGCCACCAGCCTCGCGTTCGGCACTGGTAGGCGCATGCCTATTGCTCAACGTTTCAGGGAGTAGGGGGGGAGGAAACCGCACACTTCCGCAAATTTGAGGGGGTTCCCCGCGCTCGCCGAGAGATTTTTTGATGGAAGAATCTTTTCATGGGAGGGCCGTGAGAACGATTGAATATTATAGCTTGGCAAAAAAGCTTTTATTTCTAGGGTGTAAAAATCGTAGCTGTTTTTTTAAACTAACTAAAGAAAGATACATCATGTCCACTGCCAAAAAAGGTGATAGCGTAAAAGTCCATTATACAGGAACCCTCGATAGCGGGGAGGTCTTTGATAGTTCACTCGAAAGGGAGCCCATCGCTTTCACCTTGGGTGTGGGCATGATGATCCCCGGCTTCGACAAAGGGGTGATGGGTATGGCCGTGGGTGAAAAAAAGAAAGTTAATATCCCTTGTGACGAAGCTTATGGTCCGCACAGCGAGGATAATATGATGCAAATCCCCAAGGCCGAAGTACCTCCCGGTATGGAGCCCAAAGTCGGTATGATGGTAGAGATGCGTTCTCCCGAAGGGCATTCTGTTCCTGTGAAGATCGCCGCCATCAGTGATGAATTTGTCACGCTCGATGGTAACCACCCTTTGGCCGGACAAGATTTGAATTTTGATCTGGAACTCGTCTCAATCGAGTAAAGTTCCCACGGACTCCCGGAGAAAAGCGTAAAGCGGAAACTTTTTTCCGGGACCGGAAAAAGATGTTGGCCTGTGGGGAAGGTGCGGTTTTTTAATGGCTGATACGTGCAGACTTCCGAAAAAAACATTCACAGATTTTTTAAGGAAGAGTAAATTAATCTGTACTGGGAAAAGTAGACACGGGATTCTCTTACGAGCGAGAATGAGAGAATGACTCAATATCGAGAGATTCAGAAATTTCCTAAAGCCGACAGGATGCTGTCGGAGGCCCATTCGCTTTTGATCGATATTTATAACGCTCGAGAGAAGAAGAACGAAGTAATCCATGGCGACGGACTTACTACGGACATAAAAGAGATCGGTGGAGCCATAGATAGGCTGCGTGTCTGCCAGAGTCACCCGATTATCTCGCTGGATGGGAGAGGGCCGAAAAATGAGCCCAACCAGTGGATGGAGCCAATGTGGTTGATTGTCATGATATTGGGGAAAAGATTCACGCTGTGTTCCAAATGAAACATAATTCACGGTATGAAAACCGCAGCCATTCATAGTCGCATTAATCCTGATATCAAGGAGAGGGCAAAAGCAATCCTCTCCCACCTTGGGTTGAGTCCGACAGAGGCCATTCGGATGTTTTACACCCAGATCATCCTTCGCAATGGACTTCCCTTTTGGGTCAAGATTCCAAATGCAACTACCGTGGCTGCCATGGAAGAATCTCGAAAGGGTCACAAGTTCAAAAAGCATGATTCTCTGAACAAGCTTTTCAGGAGTAGGGACGAGTGAAGACGGGTTGCGAGACAAGTCAATTAAGGAAAGACATCAAGAAGCTCCAGAAACAAGGCAAAGAACTCGCAAAGCTCAAAAGTGTTGTCATGCGCATTGTTGACGGCAAACCCCTCGAAGCACAGTATCGGGATCACGCTTTGATCGGGCCGCTGAAAGGATCGAGGGACTGCCGTATTGAATCCGACTGGCTTTCGAGTTTATAGGACTGATGGTGATTCACTCTTTCTTGAACGCACGGGCAGTCACGGTGAACTCTTCAAAAAATAAATTCCCTTAACACGCCTATACTCATCACGCCTCCTGCTATTTCCGCACATGACAGAGACGGCCATGCCACGAGCAACCCGTACAGGCTCCACAAATTTTTAAATCTGTGTGCATCTGTGAAATCTGTGGATAAAACTTTTTCCCGGAACCGGAAATTGATGTTGGACTGCGGGAATATGGGCCTTATTATTTGAATCTCTTATGGCTCGAAATTATTCTCTCTCCCACAAGTTATTTGAAGAAGCTCTGAAATATACCCCCGGCGGGGTACACTCACCCGTTCGCGCATTCCGCGGTGTCGGGGGGGAACCCTTCTTTGCGCAGCGGGCTGCGGGTTCGAGGGTCTTCGACGTGGACGGGAATGAATATATCGACTACGTCTGCACGTGGGGTCCTGCGATCCTGGGCCATGCAAATGTCCATATCCTCAAAGCCCTCAAGGAAGCCCTCGAGGAAGGGACGAGCTTCGGCATTTCCAATCCCCGTGAATTAACCTTGGCGAAAATGGTGGTCGAAAATGTTCCTTCCGTTGAAAAGGTGCGCTTTTGTAATTCCGGCACGGAGGCCTGTATGTCGGCGGTTCGACTCGCAAGGGGATTCACCGGACGCGATAAAATCATCAAGTTCGACGGATGTTATCACGGACATGCCGACTCGATGCTGGTCAAAGCGGGCAGTGGTGCACTTACGCTCGGCCAGCCCGATAGCGCGGGAGTACCGGCCGCACTGGCAGCACTCACTCTGACCCTGCCATTTAACGACCTGACCGCCGTAAAAGAAATGGTCGCTGCACACCCGGCGCAAATTGCTGCGCTCATTCTGGAGCCGGTTCCCGCCAATGCAGGGCTTTACCTGCCGGAGCCGGGTTTTCTGGAGGGCTTGCGCAAATTATGCACGGAGGAGGGCATCGTCCTGATTTTTGATGAGGTCATGACGGGATTTCGTGTCGCCCCGGGCGGAGCACAGGAGATTTACGGGATCAGGCCTGACCTGAGTTGTTTTGGAAAAGTCATCGGGGGCGGTTTGCCCGTCGGGGCTTTCGGGGGCAGGCGCGAGATCATGGATTGGCTTGCACCGCTAGGCCCCGTTTATCAGGCGGGAACCCTTTCGGGAAATCCTCTGGCGATGGCGGCGGGGGAGGCGAATCTCAAGGAGTTATTTAGCCCCGACAAGAAACAGAACTTTGCCCGACTCAATGAATTAACCGCGCAACTTGCGCAAGGGTTGGTCGAGATCGCTAAGAAGAGGAAGATTCCTTTTACCGGAAAACAATTCGGTTCCCTATTCTGTGGTTATTTCTGCGAAGGCCCTGTGCGCCATTTGCAGGAAGCCAAAAAATCCGACACAGCCCGTTTTGCACAGTTCTTTCACGCCCTCAAGGAACGCGGGGTTTATCTGGCTCCTTCACAATTTGAAGCGGGATTTGTCTCCCTCGCGCACACGGAGCAGGATATCGCTTTTACCCTCAGCATGGCCGACGAGGCGATGGGGAAATTATAATTGAAATTATAATTTTGTAGCTTATATTTGAGATATGTCACAAATCACGATCTACTTGGATGAGACACTTATTCATGAGGTGAAAGTTGCCGCACGGAAAGAGAAAAAATCTGTTTCTGAGTGGATGAAAGACTCGGCCATTAAAAATCTGAAGAACAATGAGTGGTCTGAGGATTTTTTAAAAACATTTGGAGCGATCAGTGATGAAACATTTATCCGACACCCACAGCCGGCTCAATCATCAGATGACTATCCGAGGTTTGATTAAATGTCTGGCTTTTATTTGGACTCAGATACATGCATTGACTTCCTGCGTGGGAATAATCGTGGATTATATGATAAGATTCAGGATCTTGATCATGGGTCATTATTGATTCCAAGCATGGTTAAGGCAGAGTTGATTTATGGAGCATATTGTAGTCACCGACAAAATGAAAATAGGAAAATTTTGGATGTTTTTCTAGGTGAATTTAAGACTGTAGACTTTGATAGCTCAGCGGCAGAATATTATGCGAAGATTAAAATTGAATTAAAAAAATCAGGTCAGCCTATTGGGGGTAATGACATGGTTATTGCCTCCACTGTTCTCTCAAGAAATGGGACTTTAATCACACGTAACCATGCGGAGTTCTCACGGATTGAAGGACTACGGTGGGAAGATTGGAGTCAATGAAATCCATCTGTGTTTATCTCGGGTCGATGCGCAATTTGCACGGGGATTATATTGAAGCGGCTCGGGAATTAGGAAGGGAGCTGGCCCGGCGGAAGATCCGGCTTGTTTACGGTGCCGGTAATGTCGGGCTCATGGGCGAGCTGGCCAATAGTGTCCTGGAAAATGGTGGGGAAGTCATCGGGGTCATCCCACGTTCCATGGTCGAGCGTGAGTGGGCGCACATGAATCTGAGTAAATTGCACGTGGTCGAGACCATGCATGAACGTAAGGCGCTGATGGCAGAAATGGCCGATGCCTTTATCGCCATGCCCGGAGGCTTAGGTACCCTCGAAGAGATTGCGGAATGCCTGACATGGATCCAGCTCGGGTTCCTCCATAAACCCGCCGCTTTTTGGAATGTGCGCCGTTATTACGATTTATTTGCCGGATTCATCACCCAGATGGAACGGGAGGGGTTTATCCGCGATAGCGACCGGGATTTCATCTTTATGCACGAGAAACTCGGGAGCGTTTTTGATTATCTTGAGGCAAATTGCCTTCCGCAGAGTGCCGGGGACAATTTGAGTAAATCTTAGCTAGTTGCAGGTATCCTGCGGATGACTGACTTTATGGGTGAGGAATCTGCCCTGCTGGAACGAGGATATATCCCTCCTTTAAATCTCCATAAATACGGGGTTGATAGATCCATGCGTGTAGGGCGGTGTAAGCGCAGATGAAGGCGTCGAGGGTGTCTTCGTGTTTTTTTAATTCTTTCCCGCGCAATTTGCTCAATGGTGCGAGTAAAATATTTTTGGGAAAAGTGGCAGGGGGATGGGCGTTTTCCAGTGAGGAGATTGCTTCGCGGAAACGTTTGAATTCCCCCAGGATAAAATCCCGGGAACGGTGCGGGCGTGATTTATATTCGAAAATCAAGGGGAGATTAAAGAGGGTGACATTTGCCGCGTGGGGGAATACCTCGATGACCCGGCGCAATTTGCGCGTGTGGGGTTCCCATTCTGGGTCAGAGCTGAATCCCAAGGGCTTGAGGTTTTCGAGTATTTCTTCTGCGCGCAATTTGCCCCCACCCCATTTACAGAGGCGTTGCCGGTTGGACGGGTGGGCCCCGGCGTGGCATTTTCGGAAATCTTTATTTAAGAGTTTCTCGGCATTACGTGAACCGGATTGATTTGGGACGATCAAAGGTGCGTCGATCGCGATAATCCCTTGTTGTCCCTGTGAGAACTCTTCCCGGATGTAAGCGGCGATTTCCTCATTACTCCCGATATCCGGCACGAACCCCGTGCAATTTGCTCGGGCCCCATCCCACTCCAGAGTGCAAATGGCTGATGGATTCTTGAGCGACCAAGCGAGATCGAGGCCGATGAATTTCATGATTTAGAAATGAACAGCGGGAACACTAGTGCGCGCCATTAGCGGCGGTACATTCAAAGACGAGGGGCTCGATGCCCGTAGCTGCTTTGTATTGGTCGTGGAGATTACTGATAAATGAGGCGGCGGATTTCTTTTCGACAAGATTGATCGTGGCTCCGCCGAATCCTCCACCGCTCAGGCGGGCTCCGAGACAACCGGGTAATTTGCGGGCGAGGTCCACAAGGATATCGAGCTCCATGCAGCTATTCTCGAAATATTTGATCGAGCTCGCGTGGGAGGCGAACATGGCCTCACCCAAGGGAGTGATTTGACCTTCGCGCAATTTGCTTATCGAGGCGATCACACGTTCATTTTCCCCCACGACATGCATGGCGCGTTTATATGCTAATGAATCCTTGTCGGGCAATTTGTTTTCTAGGAGCAGCCTATCGGCATCGCGGAGGGCCTTGACGCCGAGCTCGGCAGCAGCTGCTTCACAACTGGCTCGGCGCTCATTGTATTCCCCGGCGACGAGGGAGTGTTTGACATTTGAGTGTGCGATGACAAAACAGGTGTCCGTACTCAGGGGGATGTTATCGATCTCCAGGCTGCGGCAATCAATAAAAATCGCATGGTCTTTTTTGCCATAAAGGGAACTGATCTGGTCGAGGAGTCCGCATTTCACCCCGACGAAATTATTTTCAGCCGCTTGGCATACCTTGGCTATGTCTAGGCGATCCATCGGAAATCCGAAAAGTTTTTGCAGGAAGAGTGCGGTGGAGACTTCTAGGGCGGCGGAACTGCTTAAACCTGCGCCGAGGGGGAGATTGCTACTGATCGACATTTCAAACCCGCCGAGGCGGAGGCCGCGTTTGAGTAGCTCATCCACTACTCCGAGAGGGTAATTCACCCAAGAGTTTTCCCCGTCCTGCGGTTTGATATTTTCCAAATCTGTCTGGAAAGGGTGGGCAAATTGCCCGGTACTGAGAATGATTTTGTCGTCTGCCCGAGATTGGCCGGAGACGGTGGTTCCTTTGTCCACGGCGATGGACATGACGAATCCTTCATTGTAATCAGTGTGGTTACCGAGGAGTTCGGCCCGGCCAGGGGCATAAGCGGTAGCTGTCGTCATGGAGTCCCTTTATCAGAGATTTTTTTTTAATTTGATTTCTTTTTATCCGTGGTCGCAGAGGCAGGTGTCGTCGCAGGGGCTTTAAAAGGGATCAGGACGATTTCAAGGCGGCGGTTGACGGCGCGGTTAGCATCACTGTTATTGGGGACAATCGGTTTAGTGTCGGCGAGGCCCATGGCTTGGAGGCGGTTACCGGGGATACCTTGGTCTTCGAGGTAACGGACAGCTTCAGCGGCGCGGGACGCGGAGAGTTCCCAGTTTGAGGCGAATTTTCCGCCGGTACGGACGGGCAGGTCATCGGTGTGACCTTCGATACGGGCGGCACGGTCAGGGAAACGTTTCAGGGCGAGTGCGATTTTATCGAGGATTTCTTTGGCTTTCGGACCGATACCTTGTTTACCGGACTCGAGGGGGATACGGTCTGTGATTTTAATGACGAGCTGGTCGCCGGCTTCACTGACCGTCACATCTTGGGAATCGATTTGGTTGCGGAGATCGTCACGGAGGCCACCGGAAGCTTTTTGCAGTTTATCTTTTTCTTGTGCAATTTGCAGCATCTTCGTCTTTGTATCCGTGAGGTTCTGGGTGAGCATGGTTAATTCCGCGTTTTTCGCTTCTAATTCGGAATTTTTCCGGATGACCTCATTCTGGACGGACTGGACTTCGAGCCTCCTATTTTCCACCTCGGCGGAGAGAATCCGAGTATCCTCCTTCATTTTATTCATCTGCTCATGGTATGCAGCACGCCCGCCGAGCAGGTAAACAGATAAAATTCCGGTAAAAAGAGCAAATGCACCGAGAAACACAGCGCCAAACAAAGGAACCCTAATTTTGTGAAAATCCATAGTATCATTCAACTAATAGGAAAACCGGATGGGTTCAAGACTAAAACTTAGCCAAAAAATTCTTTACTCCACCGCACGATTATTTTTATGAGATGCGGGAGTAATGAGCGGGTGGTAAAGGAAAATTCAAGCTTTTGACTGTGGACTTGCAGCTTTGGCGGGAATCTACTATATGTTACACTCTTGTGTCTAAAAAGGTCCAAAGATTAAGTCCGATTGCCCGTCACGTGCAGAGTATTCCACGTTCCGGCATCCGTGATTTTTTCGAGATTGTTTCCACGATGAAAGAGGTGATTTCATTGGGGATCGGGGAGCCGGACTTTGTTACCCCTTGGCATATCCGGGAATCGGCGATATATGCCCTTGAACGGGGGAAAACGAGTTATACTTCGAATCTGGGTCTTTTAAAACTGCGTAAGGAGATTTCCCGTTACGTTCAAAATCATTTTAATATCGGATATAATCCGGAAAACGAGGTGATCGTGACGGTGGGGGTCTCCGAGGCGATGGATTTGGCCTTGCGGGCGTTGATCGACCCGGGGGATGAGGTGATTTACCACGAGCCGTGTTATGTTTCTTATAGTCCGAGTATCTGTTTAGCCCACGGGATTCCTGTGTCTGTCCCCACGTCATTTGAGGATGGATGGTCGGTGACAGCGGAGAAAATCAGCAAGGCGATAACGCCTAAATCAAAAATCCTGATTTTGAATTTCCCGACTAACCCGACCGGAGGAACCATGGAGCGGGCTGAGCTTGAAAAAATCGCCCAGCTTTGCCAGGATCATGACCTGATTTGCCTTTCGGACGAGATTTATTCGGAATTAACTTATGAAGGCAGTCATGTATCCATCGCTTCCCTGCCCGGGATGAGGGAGAGGACGATCTTCTTGCATGGATTCTCGAAGGCTTTTGCCATGACCGGATTCCGTATCGGTTATGCTTGCGCGCCGCCCGAGATGACGGAGGCCATGATGAAGATTCACCAATACGCCATGCTTTGTGCTCCGATCATTAGTCAAGAGGCCGCCTATGAGGCTTTGGTGAATGGGGGGGATAATGTCGCGCGGATGAAGGATGATTACCATGCGCGGCGGAATTTTATCGTAAACTCTTTTAATTCATTAGGAATGAAATGTATGATGCCGCGTGGGGCGTTTTATGCATTCCCATCAATCGGATTTACAGGGCTGAAATCACATGATTTTGCCATCGATCTCTTAAAAACGCAGAAGGTTGCTGTCGTGCCCGGCAATGCCTTCGGGGAAAGTGGGGAAGGATTCGTCCGTTGCTCTTACTCGACTGCGCTTCATAAGATTGAGCTGGCCATCGAAAAGCTCGGGAGCTTTTTGGAGACGTATCAAAAACGTTCCGATTCCGCCGCCTAGAGTATTTTTCTCATCTTATACCTATGACCGACCCACTCACACTTCGTTTATCAGGAGAGGTATTAGCTTATGCCCGTGGGGTGAGCCATGAGCTTTATGGAAAGGATCTTTCCGGATTTGTACTCGATACATTTCCTTATGTGGATGACATGTTCCATGGAAAAGGGAAACGTTTCCAGCCGATCGACCTGAAGTTCCACGATCTGGAGCACACCTTACGGGCCGCTTCCTCGATGATCACTGTCATGAGGGGAATCAACCTGAATCATTCAGTCAAAAACATGATTCCCCATGGGCTTTTTGAGGTTGGGGTCGTGGCCGTTCTTTTCCATGACTCGGGTTATCTACGGCCATGGGGTAAGAAGGAAGGGTCGGGAGCTGTTTATACGAGTATCCACGTCGAGCGCAG belongs to Verrucomicrobiota bacterium and includes:
- a CDS encoding NAD+ synthase, with translation MRIGILQINTTVGDIEGNVFRILVGYQKAVKSGAQLVITPELAITGYPPRDLLYKAALLQRNLRAVDELAQKVGAIPLVVGYVEPNAAAQGNPFYNAAAVLHEGKIVAKRFKSRLPTYDVFDEDRYFEPCESEQVAPVQVAGMTLGITICEDIWLDDYLPRKLYDMDPLAQLAWNGVDVIINLSASPWVQGKERVRRDMLGEQAAKHKVPIVYCNAVGGNDELIFDGHSMGIDAQGSLIQICSGFVEEVAICDIDKAEAIEWLGENNEENLFKALVLGLKDYVGKCGFKSVVLGLSGGIDSALVATIAAHALGPKNVLGVSMPSQYSSDGSKYDAQALAENLGIDFMMIPIGSLFEAFKINMKDAFSGLKEDTTEENMQARLRGMTLMSLSNKFGHILLTTGNKSELAVGYCTLYGDMCGGLAVISDVPKTDVYRLSRWINLREGGAIEKGFPIPFDSIGKPPSAELRPDQKDQDCLPKYDILDAILKAYVEEHLSQPAIVAKGFNPDVVKDVCRKVDLNEYKRKQAAPGLKATSLAFGTGRRMPIAQRFRE
- a CDS encoding peptidylprolyl isomerase, encoding MSTAKKGDSVKVHYTGTLDSGEVFDSSLEREPIAFTLGVGMMIPGFDKGVMGMAVGEKKKVNIPCDEAYGPHSEDNMMQIPKAEVPPGMEPKVGMMVEMRSPEGHSVPVKIAAISDEFVTLDGNHPLAGQDLNFDLELVSIE
- a CDS encoding type II toxin-antitoxin system RelB/DinJ family antitoxin gives rise to the protein MKTAAIHSRINPDIKERAKAILSHLGLSPTEAIRMFYTQIILRNGLPFWVKIPNATTVAAMEESRKGHKFKKHDSLNKLFRSRDE
- a CDS encoding type II toxin-antitoxin system YafQ family toxin, whose product is MKTGCETSQLRKDIKKLQKQGKELAKLKSVVMRIVDGKPLEAQYRDHALIGPLKGSRDCRIESDWLSSL
- the hemL gene encoding glutamate-1-semialdehyde 2,1-aminomutase, giving the protein MARNYSLSHKLFEEALKYTPGGVHSPVRAFRGVGGEPFFAQRAAGSRVFDVDGNEYIDYVCTWGPAILGHANVHILKALKEALEEGTSFGISNPRELTLAKMVVENVPSVEKVRFCNSGTEACMSAVRLARGFTGRDKIIKFDGCYHGHADSMLVKAGSGALTLGQPDSAGVPAALAALTLTLPFNDLTAVKEMVAAHPAQIAALILEPVPANAGLYLPEPGFLEGLRKLCTEEGIVLIFDEVMTGFRVAPGGAQEIYGIRPDLSCFGKVIGGGLPVGAFGGRREIMDWLAPLGPVYQAGTLSGNPLAMAAGEANLKELFSPDKKQNFARLNELTAQLAQGLVEIAKKRKIPFTGKQFGSLFCGYFCEGPVRHLQEAKKSDTARFAQFFHALKERGVYLAPSQFEAGFVSLAHTEQDIAFTLSMADEAMGKL
- a CDS encoding ribbon-helix-helix protein, CopG family, whose amino-acid sequence is MSQITIYLDETLIHEVKVAARKEKKSVSEWMKDSAIKNLKNNEWSEDFLKTFGAISDETFIRHPQPAQSSDDYPRFD
- a CDS encoding type II toxin-antitoxin system VapC family toxin encodes the protein MSGFYLDSDTCIDFLRGNNRGLYDKIQDLDHGSLLIPSMVKAELIYGAYCSHRQNENRKILDVFLGEFKTVDFDSSAAEYYAKIKIELKKSGQPIGGNDMVIASTVLSRNGTLITRNHAEFSRIEGLRWEDWSQ
- a CDS encoding TIGR00730 family Rossman fold protein, which produces MKSICVYLGSMRNLHGDYIEAARELGRELARRKIRLVYGAGNVGLMGELANSVLENGGEVIGVIPRSMVEREWAHMNLSKLHVVETMHERKALMAEMADAFIAMPGGLGTLEEIAECLTWIQLGFLHKPAAFWNVRRYYDLFAGFITQMEREGFIRDSDRDFIFMHEKLGSVFDYLEANCLPQSAGDNLSKS
- a CDS encoding DUF429 domain-containing protein is translated as MKFIGLDLAWSLKNPSAICTLEWDGARANCTGFVPDIGSNEEIAAYIREEFSQGQQGIIAIDAPLIVPNQSGSRNAEKLLNKDFRKCHAGAHPSNRQRLCKWGGGKLRAEEILENLKPLGFSSDPEWEPHTRKLRRVIEVFPHAANVTLFNLPLIFEYKSRPHRSRDFILGEFKRFREAISSLENAHPPATFPKNILLAPLSKLRGKELKKHEDTLDAFICAYTALHAWIYQPRIYGDLKEGYILVPAGQIPHP
- the galK gene encoding galactokinase, which gives rise to MTTATAYAPGRAELLGNHTDYNEGFVMSIAVDKGTTVSGQSRADDKIILSTGQFAHPFQTDLENIKPQDGENSWVNYPLGVVDELLKRGLRLGGFEMSISSNLPLGAGLSSSAALEVSTALFLQKLFGFPMDRLDIAKVCQAAENNFVGVKCGLLDQISSLYGKKDHAIFIDCRSLEIDNIPLSTDTCFVIAHSNVKHSLVAGEYNERRASCEAAAAELGVKALRDADRLLLENKLPDKDSLAYKRAMHVVGENERVIASISKLREGQITPLGEAMFASHASSIKYFENSCMELDILVDLARKLPGCLGARLSGGGFGGATINLVEKKSAASFISNLHDQYKAATGIEPLVFECTAANGAH
- a CDS encoding OmpA family protein, which translates into the protein MDFHKIRVPLFGAVFLGAFALFTGILSVYLLGGRAAYHEQMNKMKEDTRILSAEVENRRLEVQSVQNEVIRKNSELEAKNAELTMLTQNLTDTKTKMLQIAQEKDKLQKASGGLRDDLRNQIDSQDVTVSEAGDQLVIKITDRIPLESGKQGIGPKAKEILDKIALALKRFPDRAARIEGHTDDLPVRTGGKFASNWELSASRAAEAVRYLEDQGIPGNRLQAMGLADTKPIVPNNSDANRAVNRRLEIVLIPFKAPATTPASATTDKKKSN
- a CDS encoding aminotransferase class I/II-fold pyridoxal phosphate-dependent enzyme → MSKKVQRLSPIARHVQSIPRSGIRDFFEIVSTMKEVISLGIGEPDFVTPWHIRESAIYALERGKTSYTSNLGLLKLRKEISRYVQNHFNIGYNPENEVIVTVGVSEAMDLALRALIDPGDEVIYHEPCYVSYSPSICLAHGIPVSVPTSFEDGWSVTAEKISKAITPKSKILILNFPTNPTGGTMERAELEKIAQLCQDHDLICLSDEIYSELTYEGSHVSIASLPGMRERTIFLHGFSKAFAMTGFRIGYACAPPEMTEAMMKIHQYAMLCAPIISQEAAYEALVNGGDNVARMKDDYHARRNFIVNSFNSLGMKCMMPRGAFYAFPSIGFTGLKSHDFAIDLLKTQKVAVVPGNAFGESGEGFVRCSYSTALHKIELAIEKLGSFLETYQKRSDSAA